The genomic interval TGGACGACCTCTTCAAGACGGTCCGTCCCCAGAACAAGAACTGGACGAACGCCGAAGTCGCCGAGGAACTGAAGCGGGCCAGCCCCGAACTCAAGGTCGGCGGCGTGTACTTGTCACAGCTGCGGACGGGCGCGCGTTCCAACCCCTCACCCGACCTCCTTGCCGCCCTGTCCCGGTTCTTCGGCGTCTCCGTCGCGTACTTCTTCGACGACACGGTCGCCGAATCCGTGCTCACCGAGGTCGCCGCCATCGAAGCACTGCGGCAGGCCGGAGTCCGCTCCGTGGCCATGCGAGCCGCCGGGATGGAGAAGGAGAGCCTCCAGGCCGTCATGGCCGTCATGGACCAGTACCGCAGGATGCAGGGCCTGCCGCCGGTCACCGACCTCTCGGAGGCCGAGTGAGGGCCTCGGGGAAGGGGCGTGCCGCCGGGAAGAACCGGCGCAGCCAGCTCAAGAGACTCCGCAAGGACGGCGCACGGCGCATAGCCGAGCTCGACCTGCCGGAGGGTGTGGGTGTGGCCGACCTCTGCCGCTACCTCGGCGGACTCCGCAACCGTCCCATCACCCTGGTCCCCCTGCAGATGCCCACCTCCCATCCGTGCGGCATGTGGGTGGCCGCGTGCGACGAGGACCTGATCTTCTACGACGCCAATACCAACAGCGCGCATCAGGAGCACATCATCTTGCATGAGCTGGGGCACATCATCTGCTGCCATCGAGGGGCGGGCTGGCTGGACGAGGCGAGCGCCCGCTCGCTCTTCCCCAACGTCGACCCCGCTCTCGTACGGGACATGCTCCAGCGCACCACCTACGACGACATCCAGGAACAGGAAGCGGAAGTCATCGCCTACCTCCTCTCCGAGCGGATGGGCAGTGCCGGGGAGGACCAGGGCCCGGCCGCCGCCGACAGCGGGTCCCCCGGGGAGTCCGCCGCCCTCCTGCGCGTCGAACGCACCCTGTTCTGAGGCGCGCCGGGCCGGGAGCGGCTCGCGCCGCCCTCCCGGCGACCACTTCCTCGCGGCCCCCGTTCAGCGCGTCCCCGGTGCCTTCAGCCCCGGGTGGACGCCACCTCCTCGGCCAGGATCCCCACGGCTCGCCGGATGTCGTCCGCACGGTGTTCGCCGGTGACGAAGAACCTCAGTCTCGCCTGCCCCTCCTCCACCGCGGGGTGGAAGATCGCATCGGCGATGACTCCCCTCGCGAACAGCCGGTCGGCGACCCGCAGCGTCCTGGCCGAATCCCCCAGGACACAGGGCACGATCGGCGTGTGCCCGCTGGTCCCCGTCGCCAGACCGGCCGACACGGCCAGGCCGCGGAAGAGCTCGGCGTTGCGCCTCAGGGCACGCACCCGCCCGGGCTCCGCGACGATCAGCTCGGTCGCCGCCAGCGCCGCCGCCGCATTGGCCGGACTCAGCCCGACGCTGTAGACGAAGCCGGGCAGCGTGTGCCGCAGCCAGCGCACCGTCCGGGCCGACCCCCCGAGGTATCCGCCGCAGCTGGCGAAGGCCTTGGAAAGGGTGCCCATCCACAGGTCGACACCGGAGCGGTCGACACCGAAGAACTCACCCACGCCACGGCCGTACTCCCCCACCGTGCCGATGCTGTGCGCCTCGTCGACCATCAGCAGGGCGCCGAAACGCTTCTTGAGTTCCATGACGGCGGGCAGGTCGACCAGGTCACCGTCCATGCTGTAGGCGCCCTCGACCACGATGAGCACCCGCCTGAACCGGGACCGGTTGACCTGGAGCAGGTGCTCCAGCTCGCCCATGTCGTTGTGCGCGAACGGACGCCGTGCCGCCCCCGACAGCGCGCAGCCCTGGAGGATGCTGTTGTGGGCGAGCGCGTCGTGGATCACCAGGTCCCCCGCGCCCAGGAGGTGGCCCAGCGCCGTCACGTTGGTGGCATAGCCGCTCACCAGGGCGAGGCAGTCCTCCACACCGAGGAATCCGGCCAGCGCCCGCTCCAGTCGTACCGTCAGATCCCGTTCCCCGGAGAGCACTCGGCTCGCGGAGACCGAGGTCCCGTACCGGTCGACCGCCTGCTGCGCGGCCTCGCTGACCGCCGGATGACCCGACAGGCCCAGGTAGTTGTAACTCCCGAAGGACAGGAACTCACGGCCCCCGACCACGGTCCGGTCCAGGATGTTTCCCTCGTGGACCCGGAAGTACGGGAAGTCCGCGCCGCTGCTGAGGATCGCTTCCGCCTGCTCCTCGAACCGGGCCACCTCCGGGAAGTCGTCGACGCACGCGGTCGCGGCGCTCCAGCCCTCCGCCTCCTCGGGCGGGAGCGGCTCCGCCGCCACGGCTCCCCCCTCCGCTCCCGGCCGCCAGGACGGCGGCTCCCCGGGACCGGTGAGCGGTATGCGGTACGCACCGACCAGCGTGGTCAGCCGCTCGATCGTCAGGCCGGACGCGTAGATCTCGTCGGTGGAGAAGCCCGGGACCCTCTTGGCGATGCCGGCCTCCAGCTCCTGGAGCATCAGCGAGTCGAAACCGAGATCGTTCGTCAGCACCATCGGTCCCCCGAGGTCGAGGAGGGGGACGACGCTCGTGCGCGACACCTCCTCGAACACGACGGACGCCGCGGCCCGGCCGTCGGCCGGCACGTCCGCGGACGTGGCCGCGGGGGCCGGTGCGTGCGCGGCTGCCGTCCCGGGCCGGCCGGCCGGCTCCGGCGCGTCCCCGATGTCACGGGCCGACAGGTCCACCACCCAGTGGTGGCGGGGCGCGAGAGGACTCGGCGGCAACGTGCACGGGCGTACCGCCTCCGTCATCGGACGGAGCCCCCGACCGGTGACCGCCCGCACCGCGAGGTCGGCCAGCACGCTCGCGCGCTCCCGTTCCGGCAGCGAACCCGGGGCCGGGACGGCGACCCCGGGAAGCGGCTCGCCGGGAGGCACCGTACCGGCCGCCTGGCCGGTGCCGAGCTCTCCGGTACGGCCCGCGTCCAGGGCCGCGGCCGCCGAGACCAGCCGGTCCACGGCGGTCGCGGTGTCCTCCACCACCAGGGCCAGGCGCTCCGCGAGGGGGGCCCGCCGGGCCAGGGTGTCCGCCACCCGGGCCGGCGGCAGCCCGTCAGCGACGATGGTGTGCGCCACTTCGCGGGCGTAGCGGGCCAGTCCGGCCCGGTCGCGGGCGCTGAGCACCAGCAGATGGCTCTCCTTCTCCGGCGCCTGGCTCTCCACCACCGGTGCGGGGCTCTCCTCCACCACCAGGTGGACGCCCGTCCCGCCGAAGCCGAAGGCGCTCACCCCCGCCCGGCGCGGCCGCTCCGTGCCGGGCCACGCGGTCGCCGCCGTCGGAACGGTCAGGCCGGCGTCCCCGAGCGCGGAAGGTTCCGCCAGCTCGAACCGCGGCTGCGGAGGTATCACTCCCCGGTGGACCGCCAGGACGGTCTTGATGAGTCCGGCCATCCCCGCGGCGGCGAGCGAGTGCCCCAGCACCGCTTTCACCGCTCCGAGGAAGGCCGGGGCACTTCCCTCACCGCGCAGTTCCCGCAGGGCACCCGTCTCGACGGGGTCACCGACCCCCGTCCCGGTCCCGTGCGCCTCCAGATATCCGACGGAGTCGGGGGCCAGGTCCGCGTCGCGGTAGGCCCGGCGCAGCGCGCGCAGTTGACCGGCCGCCTGCGGATGCATGCCTCCCCGGACGGCCCCGTCGTTGGCCGTTCCCACGCCGCGGATCACCGCGTACACCCGGTCCCCGGCCGCCTGCGCGTCGGACAGCGGACGCAGGACCAGGACGCCGGCCCCCTCGCCCAGCACGAACCCGTCGGCCTCCGCGCCGAACGGCAGGCACCTGCCGCTGCGCGAGACCGCGCCGATGCGGCTCAGGCCCACCAGCAGATCGGGGGCGAGAATCAGCTGCGCGCCACCGGCCAGCGCGATGCGGCTGCGGCCCGCGCGCAGCCCGTACACGGCGTTGGCCACGGCCATGAGGCCACCGGAGCACGCCGAGTCGAGCGCATAGCTCTCGCCGTGCAGGCCGAAGACCGAACTGATGCTGTTCGGACCCATGTTGAGCAGGAGCCCGACCACGGACGAGCCGTGCAGCTCGTCCACGGCCCTGACCGTGTCCGGCCACCCCGGGCCGGCCGGCCGGGCCCCGAACTCGCCGCCGGCCAGCTGGCGCATCCGGATGCGCATCGTGCTGAGCTCGCGGTATCCGGACTCGGTGAGCGCGGTGATTACCGAGGTCTCCTCACGGTCGAAGCCCTCGGCCTCCCACCCCGCGTCCTGGATCGCCTCGCGCGCCAGGTCGATCAGCAGTCGGTGCTGAGGATCCAGCGACCTGGCCCGCCGCGGCGGAACGCCGTAGTGCTCCGCGTCGAAGTGGCCCACGTCCCGCAGCAGCGCCATCGTGTCCGTGTAGACCGAGGACGCGTCACGGACGTCGTCGCTGAGAAGGCCGGCCCTGCGCCATCGCGCGTCCGGGACCGCGCTGAACTGTGCCCGCGGTTCCATGAGGAGCCGCCAGTACTGATTGACGTTCTGCGCCCCTGGAAACCGGCACGCCATCCCCACGATCGCGATGTCGTCCCGCTCTGCCCCCGCCGAACCCACTATGCAGCCCTTTCGCTGTCGCGGTCTTCACCCCTTGCCGGCCAGACGCTCGGCCCACCACGCCGCCACCACGTCGACCTGCTCGGCCACCGGGGTGGCCCGCACGTGGAACCCGGCCTCGTAGGCGCTGGAGTCGACGACGAACGGCCGGTCGAACTGGTAGCGGATTTCCTTGAGTTCACGCATCAGCGGGGAGACCAGCGCCAGCGCGTCCAGCAGCACGGGCGGCAGCCCGCGCACGGCGACCGGTCCGGTTCCCGACGCGGCGGCGAGGAGCGCGACCATGCCACGCACCGACAGCGCGGGCGCCGTCGGGACGTGCCAGGCCCGTCCCCAGGCCCTCTCTTCACCCGCCACCTCCACGAGAGCCCGCGCCACATCGGGCACATAGCTCCAGCTGTGCGGAGCGTCCGGGTCCCCGAGCGTGGAGACCGGTTTCCCGCGCAGCAGACGCGGCACGACGCGCCCGGCCAGGTGTCCGCCGCTCGTCACGCCCGGCCCGAAGAAGTCCGATGCCCGCACCTCGACCGCTCTGATACGCCCCTGGCGGTGCCGCTCCGCCACCTCTTCCCAGCCCGCGGCGCGCGCCCGGCCCTTGGGCCCGGTCGCCGCGAGCGGCAGCGACTCGTCCATCGGAGCCCGCACCGGCCCGTAGCCGTAGAGGTTGCCCAGCAGCACCAAGACCGCTCCGGACGCCTCTGCGGCCGTACACGCCGACGTGACCAGGGGTGGCCATTCCTTCACCCAGCGGTGATAGGGGGGAGCCGCACATTGGAAGATCGCCTCGGCGCCCTGCACCACCTCGGTGAGCCGCCCGGCGTCCGCCGCGTCCAGCGCGACATGCTCGACACCCGGCTCGGCGCGGCGCCCCGAGCGCGTCACCACGCGTACCGAATGGCCCTCCGCGGCCAGCAGTCGAGCTGTTTCCGCACCGGCAGGCCCGTACCCGACCACCACATAGGAACTCACATCCGAACACTAACGCGATCAAAGCCGCATCTGCCGAAGATCCGACAAGTGGGAGGTGGCTCCGCTTCAGCGGCGGCTCCGCCTCAGGAGATCCTTCGGTCGAGCCCCTCCGTGACCGACCGGACCGCCGCGTCGGGCGAGTCGCCGGCCGCGATCGCGAAGTCCCGGGTCATGGCCGCCAGGACCTCGTCCGGTCCGTGAGCGCCGATGAGGTATCCGGCGTGAGCGAGTTGGGCCAGTCCGTGCATCTGGCAGAAGAGCTGACGCACGAGGAGGTCGGGGTCCGCGTCCGGATGGAAGCGCCCGGCGGCGATACAGCGCCGGATGGCGTCCCGCGGGTGGCGCAGGACGTCCACGCCCATCGCACGGTCCTCGTCCGTGAGCGTGAAGCCGACCAGGGTGGCCCCGCCGAACAGGACGGCGTAGACGTCGAGTTCGACACGGGCGAACGCCTGGTAGACGCCGCAGAGTTCGGCGAGCTCCGCCACCGGGTCCTCGCTCCGGGGCACGGCCTCCACCCGCACCAGGAAGCGGGCGAAGCCTTCACGCGTCAGGGCGCGCACCAACTCGGGCATCGAGCCGAAGTGCGTGTAGACCGCCATGGTCGAGGTCTCGGCCTCCTTGGCCAGGCGGCGGGCGCTCAGGGCGGCGGGACCTCCCTCGGACAGAATCCGGGCCGCCTCGCTCAGGAGACGGCGGCGCACCTCGGACGGATCTCTCTTGAGGGTTGACACCAGCCCATCGTAACGCTGTTATGAACCGGACGTATAACGGCGTTATGAGCCAGAGGAGTGTGTGGGGAATGTTCGAGCTGCCACCGCGAAAGGGACCGCTGCGCCTGTCCGAGGCCGACGGTGACATCCACGGGGTCACCGAAGGGCACGGGCCTCCCCTGCGCCTGGCCGTCCTCGGTGACTCCGCGGCCGCGGGAGTCGGCGCCCTCAGTCACCGGGAGGCGCTCGCCGGGCAACTCGCTCCCGCGCTGACGGCCCTGACCGGTCAGGGCGTGTCCTGGCGGGTGACCGCGAGATCCGGGGCCACGGTGGAGTCGGTCCGCCGCGGTCTGGTGCCGCAGCTGACCGACCCGCTGACGTGCTGGACGCCGGACCTCGTGCTGGTGGCGGTGGGCATCGCCGACGCACGGCAACTGCGCGGCCCCGTCGCCTTCCGGCGCGACGTCGGGCGCCTCGTACGCGACATCCGCCTGCGCCTGGGCCACGAGGTGCCCGTCGTGTTCGCCGGACTGCCCACCCTCGACCGCGTCGAGTCGGTGGAGCCCAGGGCCGACCGGCTGGTCAAGGGCTATCTCTGGCTCCTCGACCGGCAGTTGAGAGCTGTGGCGGCCCGGAACGCCGCAACCTTCCACCTGCCGGCGGGATGGCCGCCCCGGATATCCGCGGAATGGCTGGCGGCGGACCGCTTCAACCTCTCACCGCAGGGCTACCGCGCCTGGGGCCGGACAC from Streptomyces sp. CA-278952 carries:
- a CDS encoding helix-turn-helix domain-containing protein — translated: MSKTDNRPVLAVRLDDLFKTVRPQNKNWTNAEVAEELKRASPELKVGGVYLSQLRTGARSNPSPDLLAALSRFFGVSVAYFFDDTVAESVLTEVAAIEALRQAGVRSVAMRAAGMEKESLQAVMAVMDQYRRMQGLPPVTDLSEAE
- a CDS encoding toxin, whose protein sequence is MRASGKGRAAGKNRRSQLKRLRKDGARRIAELDLPEGVGVADLCRYLGGLRNRPITLVPLQMPTSHPCGMWVAACDEDLIFYDANTNSAHQEHIILHELGHIICCHRGAGWLDEASARSLFPNVDPALVRDMLQRTTYDDIQEQEAEVIAYLLSERMGSAGEDQGPAAADSGSPGESAALLRVERTLF
- a CDS encoding aminotransferase class I/II-fold pyridoxal phosphate-dependent enzyme, which translates into the protein MACRFPGAQNVNQYWRLLMEPRAQFSAVPDARWRRAGLLSDDVRDASSVYTDTMALLRDVGHFDAEHYGVPPRRARSLDPQHRLLIDLAREAIQDAGWEAEGFDREETSVITALTESGYRELSTMRIRMRQLAGGEFGARPAGPGWPDTVRAVDELHGSSVVGLLLNMGPNSISSVFGLHGESYALDSACSGGLMAVANAVYGLRAGRSRIALAGGAQLILAPDLLVGLSRIGAVSRSGRCLPFGAEADGFVLGEGAGVLVLRPLSDAQAAGDRVYAVIRGVGTANDGAVRGGMHPQAAGQLRALRRAYRDADLAPDSVGYLEAHGTGTGVGDPVETGALRELRGEGSAPAFLGAVKAVLGHSLAAAGMAGLIKTVLAVHRGVIPPQPRFELAEPSALGDAGLTVPTAATAWPGTERPRRAGVSAFGFGGTGVHLVVEESPAPVVESQAPEKESHLLVLSARDRAGLARYAREVAHTIVADGLPPARVADTLARRAPLAERLALVVEDTATAVDRLVSAAAALDAGRTGELGTGQAAGTVPPGEPLPGVAVPAPGSLPERERASVLADLAVRAVTGRGLRPMTEAVRPCTLPPSPLAPRHHWVVDLSARDIGDAPEPAGRPGTAAAHAPAPAATSADVPADGRAAASVVFEEVSRTSVVPLLDLGGPMVLTNDLGFDSLMLQELEAGIAKRVPGFSTDEIYASGLTIERLTTLVGAYRIPLTGPGEPPSWRPGAEGGAVAAEPLPPEEAEGWSAATACVDDFPEVARFEEQAEAILSSGADFPYFRVHEGNILDRTVVGGREFLSFGSYNYLGLSGHPAVSEAAQQAVDRYGTSVSASRVLSGERDLTVRLERALAGFLGVEDCLALVSGYATNVTALGHLLGAGDLVIHDALAHNSILQGCALSGAARRPFAHNDMGELEHLLQVNRSRFRRVLIVVEGAYSMDGDLVDLPAVMELKKRFGALLMVDEAHSIGTVGEYGRGVGEFFGVDRSGVDLWMGTLSKAFASCGGYLGGSARTVRWLRHTLPGFVYSVGLSPANAAAALAATELIVAEPGRVRALRRNAELFRGLAVSAGLATGTSGHTPIVPCVLGDSARTLRVADRLFARGVIADAIFHPAVEEGQARLRFFVTGEHRADDIRRAVGILAEEVASTRG
- a CDS encoding NAD-dependent epimerase/dehydratase family protein translates to MSSYVVVGYGPAGAETARLLAAEGHSVRVVTRSGRRAEPGVEHVALDAADAGRLTEVVQGAEAIFQCAAPPYHRWVKEWPPLVTSACTAAEASGAVLVLLGNLYGYGPVRAPMDESLPLAATGPKGRARAAGWEEVAERHRQGRIRAVEVRASDFFGPGVTSGGHLAGRVVPRLLRGKPVSTLGDPDAPHSWSYVPDVARALVEVAGEERAWGRAWHVPTAPALSVRGMVALLAAASGTGPVAVRGLPPVLLDALALVSPLMRELKEIRYQFDRPFVVDSSAYEAGFHVRATPVAEQVDVVAAWWAERLAGKG
- a CDS encoding TetR/AcrR family transcriptional regulator, encoding MSTLKRDPSEVRRRLLSEAARILSEGGPAALSARRLAKEAETSTMAVYTHFGSMPELVRALTREGFARFLVRVEAVPRSEDPVAELAELCGVYQAFARVELDVYAVLFGGATLVGFTLTDEDRAMGVDVLRHPRDAIRRCIAAGRFHPDADPDLLVRQLFCQMHGLAQLAHAGYLIGAHGPDEVLAAMTRDFAIAAGDSPDAAVRSVTEGLDRRIS
- a CDS encoding SGNH/GDSL hydrolase family protein, which produces MFELPPRKGPLRLSEADGDIHGVTEGHGPPLRLAVLGDSAAAGVGALSHREALAGQLAPALTALTGQGVSWRVTARSGATVESVRRGLVPQLTDPLTCWTPDLVLVAVGIADARQLRGPVAFRRDVGRLVRDIRLRLGHEVPVVFAGLPTLDRVESVEPRADRLVKGYLWLLDRQLRAVAARNAATFHLPAGWPPRISAEWLAADRFNLSPQGYRAWGRTLAAGIAPLAEQTAVGS